cataatataatatcagCACAACAAAACAAAGGTGGCAACGGAAACAAAGACAAGAGAGATGGTGACAACAAGGGAAGAAGCTGCGTTGCGGGGAAGACTAAGAACTCCAGGCGTAGTGTCGCCATTGTCACTTCGGACTTGGACCTTAAGCTTTTGGCCGGCAGGACAATGACCAGGGTAAGTGCAAATGAAGTAGTGGTCACCAGTCCTTTAAAGCGTAATTTTTACGGGTCCTTTGTTGTCGGTTGAGATGGCGTCGGTGGTGGTGCAGGCGTCGTAACCAGGTTCAGTCACCTCTGCAACATCATGTTCCCTAGTAATAAAGTTGAACACTGCAAGCAAACAAAGCAGTTGGAAGTAACTGAATCTGATGTTTGAAAAACTTGggaatatttaataattagtgGAAATTAAGTAAGAAACTCACAGAGATTATCCCCGACGACGAATGTTTTATTGTCAGCCCAGTTATAGTATAAATTAGAATTACTGGTAGGGACTTGCCAACCAGAGAAGTCTCCTACAGTGTAAGTTGTAGAAGCATACGTGGTTAGAGTTGAAGCCAGAACTACAAAAATTGCTGCCATGGTCATGCTGCTTTTCCTACCCATTTTCTTTATTACCTTATCTGATTTCAGTGCCCCTAAGATTTCATTGTCTCTCCTTTTTTGCGCTAATTTTGTATTGCATGGGTTGTTTATATAGGGAGTGTAGGAGAGTCATAAATTTGTGGTAAACTATTGAAACAAGCTCTGGGTGAGGGCCTCTAACAAACTACTTTATTTTCCAGCaaatgtttggttgaatggatcgatagagatataatattctttgaataaacaaaattaattaaaagatgataattttcGGTATTTGGACGATACTATGTAAAATAGTTtttcttgtttaatttttttcttgaaataaaataattacaatctaaattatatttgttatagAATATTATAGAAGCAATTTTCTCTTGacaacaaatatgtattttataataagactattttatggtaaatattatgtaaacatgtttaattaaaatttaatttgaaattagaGATATAAGGATACATTGAAATTAGAAGAGATAAACGAATCTAAATAAGATTTAAACAAGACCTGTTTGTGAACTCGATTGGTGAAAGACAAATTTATTTGGCAACTATGATATGATTAATGTATGAGCTTCGTAACTTTAAACTATAaatgtttcttcttcttttcttttccagaTTAATCAAATATTTGTATATGATTCGATAAGAGGAAGAAGAATATAATATGCGGACAAGTGAAGACAAAAATGGTGGTGTTAAAGGTAAGGATGGAAGATAGAGAGAGTGAGGAACAATTTCTTCACTCAATTTCCTAGGGTTTATAATTATAGCACAATTGGACTGTCTTACCTCTATGGGTTGATACATCATAACTCACCTACTACTCTACTGCTGAAATGATAAAGTAATGAAACGAATTTTTGGCAGGTCCTCATACCTTAAAGCCACCAGCTCGACCGAATTGACCAAAATAGGTTCTACTTATTAAACCATAGATGAAAGCAATTAatgctttatttattcatttgtgtatgtatatataccaaaaaaagGTCAAAAAGTGGTTATAAAtgtactttaaaaaaataagtatatgtATAGTATCCTACTGTGGGGTAATTAAAGaggcatgcatgcatgcatgcatctCCACTTTCAATGGGATGAGGTGTTAGCATGCAGATGAAGTGATGCATTAACGATAAAGTAGTTGGAATAGGTAGCTTTTGAAACATAAAGTGCTATGGCTTGGGTTGGGATGGCTATTGTGGAGCAGCTCAGGCTCAGGCTCAGCCAGCTCCATGGCTGTACGTAGCAGGTAAAAAGAGTTGGGGCATTCCATGCCATATCTATCCTATTATTCATCTAGCTCAGGTGAACCCTACCTTTCATTAACCTAAGGGTGTGGAGACATACAGGTAGGCCTAGCCAAGGGCTTCAATTTCAAACTTATGGaagtatttttctttctttatacaAGTGAACAATTACATTATAATAGAGAAATGGAAAGAGTTAACAATCACGGAGTTTAAACCTTGGATCTCATACCAATAAATTTGAAACTCACACAAGTTTGCCACTAAACCAAAGGTGTGATTGGCAAATACAAGATTCTAGATCTCTCAAGtgaatagtttattaatattttacaatttgttATCCTATACACCCTAATAAGTGAAAAAACTTCACAAACAAcactaaaatgatataatttatttttagaatgtagtaaaataataataaaataattaaaaacacttaatATCATTATGACTCGCTTATGACAAAATAAGTACCCTTGAAAATTGTAGGCATTTTGTTCACCATATAGCTAGTTATATACAGAGGTGAAGTCGAAAATTATTTTAGGAgggtgaaattaaattgtaatgtttatgatagtaaaaatacaatttcatcattttaatagcctctatctttataatttttaaaggattaaatcaaattttatcatttttaagggaaaaaagtGCAagtttatatttactaatttaaaattttaaaaatttcaaaaagcttaaatataaattttttcattttaaggtgGGCCGGGGGCCTGCCAGCCCTCCTAGTTTCGCCCATGGTTATATatcacttaaaatatttaaaaaccaaGGAAGGTTTCGACTTCAAGTCCGTATATAGTTGCTTCTTCTTTGGCACAAGCTTTCAAGTTTTGTGTATGAAGGATTTTGTCGAGCATCCTTAAATTGTGTATTTTGCTAGAGCTACTCGCATCTATTGGATAGTGTGCTCATTGCAACGATGGCAAGAATATGACACGGTTCTAAGCATCATGGTGATTTCTCTACCTTGATGGTTGAACACCAACATATCGGTGAGGGTTTAGTATGCTGTTTTGTTAGAATGGGATTGCAATGGGTCTTGTTCCGTCTGTACGATTTGTATCAAACTTCGTgtaatttgttttatacatTTGATCTTGTACCGATTGTACATTTGTACGGGATTTGATCCTGGTTTGCTTATTATCCTTTTTTATGAACAAATTTTCtcatgttaaaagaaaaagatttcaACCAATCTATAACTTCCATCCAAACTATCTatttataactaaataaatttttattttatataagagTTAAAGAGCTtgtttaaatactaaaatttatcaTCCTCAATATGCAACATAATATTACAagtaacttttaaatattttaattaataatatttaagctCTAGATAAGAGGGAAGGAGGGGCAAGTAGGGCTGgcgaattttttatttagaccctcaaatttcataaaattataagttaattacatggtgaaattataATTTGGCCTTTAAAGATActaaaattccaatttaatccttttaaaaatataatccaatacagtgatgaaattgtattttagctctcataaaaatatataacttaatatcagcccctaatttttttttttttacttaccCCTAGTTCTAGGTAAAATATTAAGATGCTTGTGAATAGACTCTTCTTGGGAAAGGGTTCAatcttaaaacataataaatgaCTTTATGTAATTTCTTTGATCGAGTTTATATCGAGTTGActtatgacaccaactcaatcaaacatattATACAAGTACTAGATAAGTTAAGACTTatctaacaaaaataaattagtttaaaggCCTAAGACTTTGAGTACTATTTAGGTTCAAGTTCTAACTACATGTCTTTCGTATTTGGGTTAGTTAGTTAATTTGAGGTGAGTTAGTTGTAtactttgttaaatttgttacttaatttattacttgtaatgatttttttaagaaaagtattACTTGTAATGTTTGTTCTAATTAGAActaatattattgtatttaaaaataactcgGATAATGTCATATTTggtattcatatatttataaaatgccCAATGTGGTATTTGAATAatcaatatatgttttattatggtacttatttttaacattattagtGAATTACTAATATgtgattaataaaaaataaatactaaactTACATAAGCAAAAACGTCATCTTCTCCAATATTTAAGTAAATGACCATCTTCTCCAAAGAGTTTTccatttgaataatattttaattgattttaaataatatttttattatccatgaaagtacatttattttcaagtaagtttagtatttactttttttattaaccaCGGGCTTAGTTATTTgctttttaatttaactattttgttttatttaattttcatataatgttatattacCCATGCAGACTTGATGATTTGGAAAAGGAAATTATACGTGTCAAATTTTCATTAGCAAGTTTAGCATTTCACTAACAATGTTAACACcgatattataataaaacacatattgatAGCTTATGTATCACATTAGACATATTCAAAGTACAAATACCATATTAGATACTTTATGAAAGGACAAGTACCGACATATACTAACAGTTCAAGTATCACATTAGACATTTTAAGAAAATACAAATACCAAATGTGACGTTATCTAAAAAGTTtaatgacttttaaaaaaatgtatatatagtacatattatattgtttaaaataaatataaatgtataattattattttttttaaagggaaaTTCATTAACTCATTCCACGAATGAGACCATATAATTTGGTAAAAGAAACAACAAACATCTGTCGTATGCGGTAAcgaacaagaaaaaaaacatataaaacttaagacaacatGAATCCAAACCAACtcgtgaaatcatttattattatgaaatactctccaaacaaaaacaaattaagaagtTGACGAAGAGCCACTCACTTTTTAAGACAACAAAGATACCTACAATATAGATCTACAAACTAAAAAGAGAGACAGTACATGGAGCGAatgaggagaagaaagaaaaagagggtTGGTGGGAGGGAGAAACAGGCGGGCGAAGCCAACCCGGAAGCTGGCACTGCCATTAGACAAAACAAAAGAGAAGCAAACGActtgaagaaaaaagagagaagttTTTACAGTTTTGtaatattcgaattatttattatatatacacatttaatttaatatagttAATTATAATGTGTGATAAAATGAAACAGTTGCTAAGAATCAAACAACACATGTGAAGTGGTGCCTAAGGCAGTGAGCATTCCTTCAACTACCATAAGTGATCCTAATCTATCACATATCCACTCTTTTTAGCAATTACAATAAGTGATCCTATTCTATCACATACCCGTGACAATTTTCCTTTCCTTTGCATCTTGAAGACTCGATACTCTCACTActaaattcatccatttttagttcaaaaaataaaaccacAACATAAAGGTTTTATTATGTACTAGTACAATAAGGTTCCTCACTTGGAACATATTAAGTGCTTAATTTTCTCCACACATATTAAGTGCTTATATAAGAAGATCTATTATAATCCTGATAAAACAACCATATTATAAGttgaatacaataaaataataataaataaggattCTTGCAGCTAAGTGTTTAGTTATTCAATCCAATCCAACTTTCTTAATTCAAGAGATTAGATAAGAGTAATTCAAATTGATCTAATCTCCAAAATATGTTTTCCCAATTGATATAATCTCCATTGATGAGCTAGATATCGTCTATAAACTCAACATAGGCCTTAGAAGACGTTCAATAAATTGTCAACGCTTTAAATATAGAAAAAGCCTCCATATAGATTTGGTGGTCAAGGGAGTAAGTACTACACCCTCTTACATCAAATTgccaatttcatatatttttttaataatgtggTTATTAAATCCAAAGATATATactataacttattttaattgaCAACACTTAAATTCAACCGTTAAGACTTGGGTGGAGCCCATCATAAATCAaaggggattttttttttttttgaattttatcatttgagaaaggattgtatgaaattgGGATGTCACATCATTTTTATCCCTTTTCAATAGGAGAAtaacaaatcagattttttctccttgaaaaattcaaatccaactaaaaatgttcaaaatcaggaaaattttttttgatttgtcATTAACCTAATGGAAAAGGATACAAATGAACGTGACATAGGGGCATAGCCagggggctggcaggggccATGACCcctcctaaaatgaaaaaaatttcatttaggcctccttaaaatttataaaaatttaaattagtaaagataaattacactttagccccctaaaactgataaaaatttgatttaattctttaaaaattataaagatatagatattaaaatagtgaaattacatttttactatcgtaaaagtatacaatttaatttcaactcccataacaaaaattttccaaCTTCATCTTGACATGACATCTTAATTTCATATAACCCTTTCTTTTTATACAAATACATTATTTAGAAAAGTTAGTTGGGTACCAaaatgaaagttaaaaaaaaggaaagcaacatttttattgatatatCTAGAAACTGGAtcgaattttttattcaaacacaaATTATGATTCCATGATCATTGTCATAACAAAAGCAGGGTACGAAAATCTTTTTGTTATACAAAGTGTTTGTTTGAACTGAAAAAGGGTTAACACAATATAGTATCAGCACAACAAAACAAAGGTAGCAATGGAAACAAAGACGGGAGAGATGGTGACAACAAGGGAAGAAGCTACGTTGCGGGGAGGACTAAGAACTCCAGGCGTAGTGTCACCGGTTTCACTTCGGACTTGGACCTTAAGCTTTTGGCCGGCGGGACAATGACCAGGGTAAGTGCAAATGAAGTAGTAGTCACCAGTCCTTTTAAGCGTAATTTTTACGGGTCCTTTGTTGTCAGTTGAGATGGTGTCGGTGTTGGTACAGGCGTCGTAACCAGGTTCAGTCACCTCTGCAACATCATGTTCCCCAGTAATAAATTTGAACACTGCAAGCAAACAAAACAATTGGAAGTAACTGAATCTGATGtttgaaaaacttgaaaatatttaataattagtgGAAATTAAGTAAGAAACTCACAGAGATCATCCCCGACGACGAAGGTTTTATTGTCAGCCCAGTCATCGTATAAATTAGAATTACTGGTAGGGACTTGCCAACCAGTGGAGTCTCCTACAGTGTAAGTTGTAGAAGCATATGTGGTTAGGGTTGAAGCCAAAACTACAAAAACTGCAGCCATGGCCATGCTGCTTTTCCTACCCATTTTCTTTATTACCTTCTCTGATTTCAATCCCCCCAAGATTCCTTGTCTCAATTTTTCTGCACTAACTTGGTATTGCATGGGTTGTTTATATATAGGGAGTGTAGGAGAGTCATAAATTTGtggtaaactattaaaacaaGCTTTGGGTGAGGGCCTATAGTCAACTActttatttcttaataaatGTTTGGTTTAATAGATTGATGgtttgaataaaccaaatttaaGAAGAGAGATTAATTTTATGCATTCTACCCCTTTTATATGTTCTTTTACATGCCTCTTTTTGACACGTGGAAATGTAGACTGATAACTTGGTTTTTTATTAATggctattttatcaaaataattcaaaaaaatattatatttacaaaaataacccaagtttaaaaacaatcaacaAAAATAACCCGAAATGAACAGTGAAATGGGGTTGTGGCCTTTCAGTGGCCAGAACCACCTCGTATTTTGGACCCATGATTACCTGATAATTGTGTCAGgcttaaaaaaaatgatttttttggttcTGGCCTCTCAATTGCCGGAACcagtgtatttttttaaattgtataatactggtatacaaaaaagaaaaaaaggaaaaaaaatttgggtgctggcctgtcaatCGCCGACACCCCCTGTATAcgaaaaagaataatttttttcggGTATTGGTCTGTAAATGGCCAGCACCAGAAtatgaaaaaagtaaaaaaaaaaagtttggtgGTGGTCTGCCAATGGCTGGTACCACCTTTTtcgaaattttttcttttacttttttcgtgtCAATGGTAGGCATTAatatacgaaaaaagtaaaattttttttctttttgtggtGGCCTGCtaatggccggcaccacctttatgggaaataattttttttccaccTTTAtgggaaataatttttttttacttttggtaTGTCAATTGCCGAcaccagtatacgaaaaaagtaaaaaagaaaattttttttggtgatgGCCTGCCAATGGTCAGCACCaccttttttccaaaaattttttttttttacttttgatctgtcaatggccggcaccagtatacgaaaaaagtaaaaaaaaaattagtggtgGCCTGCCAATGGTTGACACCacatttttggattttttttatatttggtcTGTCAATGGTCGGTACCAatatacgaaaaaagtaaaaaaaaattagtggtgGCCTGCCAATGGTTGGCACCaccttttttcaaatttttttttttacttttggtcTGTCAATGCCCGGcaccaactttacaaaaaaaaaattttaattttcggcTATCATTGGCCGGcaccagtatacgaaaaaattaaaaaaaatttgttggtGGTCTGCCAATGGCCGGcattaaactttatatatagtGAGTGGTTTGGGTTATGATAGTGTAAAtggaatgagaaaaaaaatttgagagagCCATCAAAATGATAGTGTTTTCTAGTATATCATGAAATGAGTTTTTTTGGATCGGATAGTGTATGGAGTTTTTTGTAGTGTACAACAAAATTGCGGGGTTGAATTATATATTGTCATATTTTAATGgagttgaattatatattgtCATGTCCACCCTAAAGGTTATACTGTTAAGGTTTGAATGATTATTTGCACCATAGATGGCTAATCGGATTGTCCAACGCAGATGGACATTATCTATGGTGCAATAGTGTTAATTCCGCAACTAGGTTCTGATTGGAATCGGTTGGTAGAGTCTCCATGCAAAGGTATCTCATGGGACCTCATGGGAcaatagaagaagaaaaggtCTAGAGCAGAAGACGATTAATTGTAAAGAAACTAGTACCGATGCAACGTAGACTTGATTCAAGCAGAAGACGATAAATTGTGAAGAAACTagtgttaaaaataattgtattgtTTCTTaagaatgtttgtattttttaaatctgtaaatttaatatagttGCTTAGGATTTaagatttcatttttatatttttgtgtaATAATGTTTtagaatgtttgtatttttttatatgtaaatttaattttttttaaatttaaaaaataattttttttacttttttcgtatatTGGTGCATGCCATTGAcatgaaaaaagtaaaaaaaaaattctcataaagGTGGTGCCGGCTATTGGCAGGCcaccaccaattttttttttacttttttcgtattCTGTTGTCGGCCATTTACAGACCAttacccaaaaaaaatatttttttcgtaTACAgggggtgccggccattgataggccagcacccaaaaaattttttttttcctttttttttcttttctttataccagtattatacaatttaaaaaaatacactagtttcggccattgacaggccagaaccaaaaaaatcattttttttaagtctgacacaattatCAGGTAATCATGGGTCCAAAATACGAGGTGGTTCCGGCTATTGATAGGCCACAACCCCATTTCACTGTTCATTTCgggttattttggtgattgtttttaaacctgggttatttttgtaaatataatatttttttggattCTTTTGGTAACATAGCCTTTATTAATCTACCAAAAATGGTTGCAGACATTGTTCTTTcaatcttgtttttctttttccaaccCATCATAACTTTGACCCTTTTTCTTAACCCTTCTGCTCTCCTTGCCATTTGTTTAGACATTGTTTACATCCTTTTGAAGTTTCCTTTCTCATTTCAGCTTTTTGGTTGTAGGTAATGCACATCATTAGAACTCAATAACACCTTTCTTTCCTTGCAACATGTTAGTAAGTacagaaaatagaaagaaatacAAACAGAGAATTGACTGAATattctattattcaattcttaCTTGAACTTGTACAGAAACATGACTTGTATACAAGAGTCATTGACAACTGCTGCTAA
This genomic stretch from Gossypium raimondii isolate GPD5lz chromosome 6, ASM2569854v1, whole genome shotgun sequence harbors:
- the LOC105774771 gene encoding stellacyanin; the encoded protein is MGRKSSMAMAAVFVVLASTLTTYASTTYTVGDSTGWQVPTSNSNLYDDWADNKTFVVGDDLLFKFITGEHDVAEVTEPGYDACTNTDTISTDNKGPVKITLKRTGDYYFICTYPGHCPAGQKLKVQVRSETGDTTPGVLSPPRNVASSLVVTISPVFVSIATFVLLC